The Microbacterium sp. SORGH_AS_0428 genome contains the following window.
ACCGCGAACGAGAGGTCCATGATCTCGATCGGATTGCCCTCGGCGGCGGTGATGTTCACCGCTCCGCCGTCACCGAGCACGAGCGCGGCGGATGCGGCCGCGCTCACCTCCCCCGGTACCCCGCCGGCGACGGCGATCGCCACCGCGCGCTCGGCGACCGCCTCATCGATCGTGCCTGCGACGCCCGTGGCCGACACGACCAGCGCGCCCTCTGCCAGCGCGGAGGCGGGGCCGACCACATAGCCGTCGTGTCGCGCGGTCAGGGCCCGCACCGGATCGACTTCGGCCACCGCGACGCTCGCGCCCAGAGCGCGGAGGTAGGCGGCGACGCCCTCGCCGACGGGGCCGTAGCCGATGACGAGGGCCGGTTGGTCGCGCACCGTCAGCCCGTGCTGATCGAGAAGGTCCGCGATCGCCAGAACGCAGGAGAAGCCGGTGCCGTAGCGGTTGTCGAACCGGGTCTTGGCGGCGGCGTCGTTGACGGCCATGACCGGAGTGCGCAGCAGCCCCGCCGCATCCATCCGCCGCAGCGGGGTGAGGCCGGAGGTCGTCTCCTCGTTCGCCCCGATCCAGGATGCGGCGATCTCGGGGTCGATCTCGTGGGCGAGGCGGATGAGGTGCGAGCCGTCGTCGATGAGAATGTCGAAGCCGCGGCGCAGGAAGCCCTCGGCCGCCGCCCGCTCCTCGGGGCCGGACAGATCGGCGCCGCCGTCGACGGGGATGCCCGTCGCCGCGAGCGCCGCGGCGACGGCCGCATCCGTCTCGTCGGGGTGACCGTAGACCGCGACGTCGGCGCCGCGAGAGCGCAGCAGGAGGGCCAGCTGAGCGGTCTTCGGCTCGAGGACCATGCACACGCCGATGCGCAGGCCCCGCACGTCGACGTCCTCGGCGAGGGCGGCCGAGACCGGCATGTGAGACGCGGCGAAGGCGATGCGTGCCGCGGCGTCGGACCGCTCGGGCAGCGGCTCGCCGCCCAGGAAGACGGGCACGTCCATGGGATCCGCGTCGGCGGCGAGAGCCGTGAAGTCGAAGCGCAGCATCCCCGCATCCGAGGCCGGCTCCGTCGTGAGAACCGCACCCAGATCGTGCAGCAGAGCAGTGAGTCGCTCGGCGACGAGGCGGTGGTCGGGGGAGGCGTCGACCCGCACGGTGCGCGAGGCGATCATGAGATTCGTGCGGCGGGCGAAGCGACGCACGATCGCCTCCGCGATGCGCGTCGTATCCACCGCCATAGCCTACGTCGATCCTTAGCACAGAATGAGATCCCTCTCACGGGGGGACGTCGGTCAGGGGCGGCCCTTTAGCGTGAAGTGCGGGGGCGTCTTCCGTGATGGGGGCGGACCCACGTCCGCACACGCAGCACACGGAGGAACCTCATGCGCAAACTCGCACCCCTCGCCCTTTCGGCCATCGCCCTTCTCGCCCTCGCCGGTTGCGCGGGCGGAGGCAACGGCGGCGGAGACGCGGCGGCATCGTCGCAGTCCGTCCAGGAGGCGTGCTCCATCGCCCAGGACAAGCTCACCGACGCGCAGAGCAAGCTGACCGACTCGCTGTCGGCCGCGGCCTCCGGCGACAGCGAGGCCACGACCGACCTGTTCAACACGGTGCAGAAGGGCCTCGACGACGCGCTCGCAGAGGTCACCAACCCCGACGTCAAGAAGCCGCTTCAGGCCGTGTCCGACGAGTACAAGACCATCGGCTCCTCCATGCAGGCCCTCGCCGACGCCGGCTCCGACCCGGCCAAGATGGAGGAGCTCACCAAGATCAACGACGACGTGCAGGCCTCGAGCGAGCGCCTCAAGACGGCGTCCGACGAGCTCTCCAAGCTCTGCTCCTGAGCCTCGCGCTCCACACGGACGAAGGGATGCGGCCCGCAGGGGTCGCATCCCTTCGTCGTTGTCGGCGGTGACCGTTCGTGCGGCGGAACCGACAGATTCTGC
Protein-coding sequences here:
- a CDS encoding adenosylhomocysteinase, producing MDTTRIAEAIVRRFARRTNLMIASRTVRVDASPDHRLVAERLTALLHDLGAVLTTEPASDAGMLRFDFTALAADADPMDVPVFLGGEPLPERSDAAARIAFAASHMPVSAALAEDVDVRGLRIGVCMVLEPKTAQLALLLRSRGADVAVYGHPDETDAAVAAALAATGIPVDGGADLSGPEERAAAEGFLRRGFDILIDDGSHLIRLAHEIDPEIAASWIGANEETTSGLTPLRRMDAAGLLRTPVMAVNDAAAKTRFDNRYGTGFSCVLAIADLLDQHGLTVRDQPALVIGYGPVGEGVAAYLRALGASVAVAEVDPVRALTARHDGYVVGPASALAEGALVVSATGVAGTIDEAVAERAVAIAVAGGVPGEVSAAASAALVLGDGGAVNITAAEGNPIEIMDLSFAVQLAALDHLLRTRPGVGVHALPSEIDDRVGRAALAARGVRIDECTTRAGRDEDWRSARYEGTRG